In the genome of Segnochrobactrum spirostomi, the window TTGGAGACCGTCGCGAAGGGAATCCGGTAGCCATGACCGCGATCCGTCTCCCCTCGCGCACAGCCGGCTCACGGCTGACTGCGGCCGCCGCGGCGTTCCTCGCCGGCGCCGTGCTCGCGTTCGCTCCGGCGGCCGCCCAGACTGCTGGTGCCGCCGCGGAGACCACGGGCGCCATGTCCATGGCGCAAACCATGACGGTCGCCGACACCGCCGCCGCGCTTGCCGCTCAGGCCAAGGCGGCCGGGGCGCAAGGCCAAGGCGCCGCGGCCGCCGCGGCCGCGCCTGCGGTAGCGCCGTCCATGGACGCGGCGCCGAGCGCGGGCACTCTGCCGGTCCCGGCCGTGACGATCTTTCCGGGTGATCTCATCGACGATTCCATGATCGTCGACAGCGGAATCGCGACC includes:
- the flgA gene encoding flagellar basal body P-ring formation chaperone FlgA, whose translation is MTAIRLPSRTAGSRLTAAAAAFLAGAVLAFAPAAAQTAGAAAETTGAMSMAQTMTVADTAAALAAQAKAAGAQGQGAAAAAAAPAVAPSMDAAPSAGTLPVPAVTIFPGDLIDDSMIVDSGIATGVDHAAVARDRNQIVGKVARRTLAAGKLIPLNGVADPKVISRGVAIEAVLEEGGLSITTLVMPLQDGAVGSLIQARNVDSGKVISGIVAADGTLRVGSMGGS